A DNA window from Alicyclobacillus vulcanalis contains the following coding sequences:
- a CDS encoding YhcN/YlaJ family sporulation lipoprotein, with amino-acid sequence MNRSTRIAAAICLLALATGCGRVENASQAANQVAQATRQAGNAVANTAQQAGQAIDRTGQAMGNPTAATFREASDVAQHLVQSGYAAHAVAFVMGDVAYVAVETSPSDRAKHPTKSDIAAQVTSHFPSIRKVYVSEDPNVYARFQSFENLMRQGRPAQAVWQNFKTSVARMFPS; translated from the coding sequence ATGAATCGTTCGACTCGAATCGCGGCTGCCATCTGCCTCTTGGCCCTTGCCACCGGCTGCGGTCGCGTGGAAAACGCGTCTCAGGCTGCCAACCAAGTGGCGCAAGCCACGAGGCAGGCGGGTAACGCTGTCGCCAACACGGCCCAACAGGCGGGGCAGGCCATCGACCGCACAGGACAAGCGATGGGGAATCCAACCGCGGCAACGTTCCGGGAAGCGAGTGACGTTGCCCAACATCTCGTCCAATCGGGCTATGCAGCGCACGCCGTGGCCTTTGTGATGGGCGATGTAGCGTACGTCGCCGTGGAGACGTCGCCGTCGGATCGGGCCAAGCATCCGACCAAGTCCGACATTGCGGCGCAAGTGACATCGCACTTTCCTTCGATCCGAAAAGTGTACGTCAGTGAAGATCCCAACGTGTACGCTCGGTTTCAAAGCTTTGAGAACCTCATGCGGCAAGGGCGCCCGGCGCAAGCGGTGTGGCAGAACTTCAAGACTTCCGTCGCTCGGATGTTTCCGTCCTAA
- the spoVAE gene encoding stage V sporulation protein AE: MSAWTFLWAFVVGGAICALGQVILDTTKLTPGHVMSMLVVAGAVADGLGLYDPLIRFAGAGATVPITSFGNALVHGAMHEAKIHGLIGVITGIFEVTSAGISAAIVFAFLAAVFAKPKG; the protein is encoded by the coding sequence ATGTCCGCGTGGACCTTTTTGTGGGCGTTCGTCGTGGGAGGCGCCATCTGCGCGCTCGGCCAAGTGATCCTGGATACGACCAAACTGACCCCCGGCCACGTCATGTCGATGCTGGTCGTGGCGGGCGCAGTCGCGGATGGTCTCGGTCTTTACGATCCGCTGATCCGGTTCGCCGGTGCAGGCGCGACGGTGCCCATCACAAGTTTCGGCAACGCCCTCGTCCACGGCGCCATGCACGAGGCCAAAATCCACGGGCTCATCGGCGTGATCACAGGAATCTTCGAAGTGACGAGCGCCGGGATCTCGGCCGCCATCGTGTTTGCCTTCTTGGCCGCGGTCTTCGCCAAGCCAAAGGGGTGA
- a CDS encoding spermidine synthase, which translates to MKGTKLLYAGPGSVHSWIEVVEEKGVRQMRFGRNGGWQGALDLARPDRPVFPYQRAFTALVEAHGPIRSFLSVGVGSGTSLHHVRRIHREAGLHGVEIDETVLSLAIEFFQAPSHRDAEYWIGDGVQFVASSHASTYDLIFVDAYLKASIYQPCLEPATASCLARITSDRGTVVYNLIASSYRSAPLKRFLQALRPSFPVLLDLPVGLPLTAQNRLLIASRDEELASRFRQTCLRAGASDLERLSWSLRLSDVSEP; encoded by the coding sequence TTGAAGGGTACGAAGCTGTTGTACGCTGGACCTGGTTCGGTTCACAGTTGGATTGAAGTCGTGGAAGAGAAAGGTGTTCGGCAAATGCGCTTTGGGCGAAACGGAGGCTGGCAGGGGGCGCTCGATCTCGCCCGCCCTGACCGCCCCGTCTTTCCTTATCAGCGAGCGTTCACAGCGCTCGTCGAAGCGCATGGGCCCATTCGCAGTTTTCTCTCCGTTGGCGTTGGCAGTGGGACGAGTCTCCACCACGTGCGCCGCATCCACCGCGAAGCCGGGCTACACGGGGTGGAAATCGATGAGACCGTCCTTTCCCTCGCCATCGAGTTTTTTCAGGCGCCCTCCCACCGAGACGCCGAGTACTGGATCGGCGACGGCGTGCAGTTCGTCGCATCTTCGCACGCGTCGACGTACGACTTGATCTTCGTCGACGCCTACCTCAAGGCGAGCATTTACCAGCCGTGCCTGGAGCCCGCCACGGCGTCTTGCCTCGCGCGCATCACGTCGGATCGAGGTACCGTCGTCTACAATCTCATCGCGTCCAGTTATCGATCCGCTCCGTTGAAGCGCTTTCTTCAGGCCCTGCGGCCGTCTTTCCCCGTCTTGCTCGACCTTCCCGTGGGTCTTCCGCTGACGGCTCAAAACCGCTTGCTCATCGCCTCGCGCGATGAGGAACTTGCCAGCCGGTTTCGCCAAACCTGCCTGCGCGCCGGCGCGTCCGATCTCGAGCGCCTGTCGTGGTCTCTGCGCCTGTCCGACGTTTCGGAGCCGTGA
- a CDS encoding spore maturation protein → MNDALAVLSEWMLPLVVAVILAVGAWRRVPVYETFIEGAQGGFTTSIRLIPHLVAMMVAVSVFRASGAMDGLIHLVDPILTWLHVPAAVAPMGILRPITGQGSLAFMIDIFQKHGPDSHLGLLASTMQASSDTTLYILTVYFGSVGIYRFRYALAVGLLSDFVSVLASVFAVWLVSGMIHV, encoded by the coding sequence ATGAATGACGCGCTGGCCGTTTTGAGCGAATGGATGTTGCCGCTCGTGGTGGCGGTCATTCTCGCCGTCGGTGCTTGGCGACGCGTGCCCGTGTACGAGACGTTCATCGAGGGCGCGCAGGGCGGGTTCACGACGTCCATCCGGCTCATCCCGCATCTCGTGGCCATGATGGTCGCCGTGAGCGTCTTTCGCGCGTCCGGTGCGATGGACGGGTTGATACACCTCGTCGATCCGATTCTGACTTGGCTGCACGTCCCAGCCGCGGTCGCACCGATGGGCATCCTGCGGCCCATCACGGGGCAGGGAAGTCTGGCCTTCATGATCGACATCTTTCAGAAGCACGGACCGGATTCCCATCTCGGCTTACTCGCGTCCACCATGCAGGCGTCCTCTGACACCACCCTATACATCCTCACGGTGTATTTCGGTAGCGTCGGTATTTATCGATTCCGATACGCGCTCGCTGTGGGACTGTTGAGCGACTTTGTCAGCGTCCTCGCATCCGTGTTCGCAGTTTGGCTCGTGTCTGGTATGATACATGTCTAG
- the scpB gene encoding SMC-Scp complex subunit ScpB produces the protein MELIAALEAVLFAAGTDGMTTREIAQALDVPEAQARDLCHLLAARLEERGSGLTLLHTGDAWQLVTRPEFAPYFRRMAEQPSRTSLSQAALEVLAIISYKQPITRAEIEEIRGVQSDRAIATLIHRGLVQEVGRQDAPGRPILYGTTMEFLRQFGLRSLEELPPLPDFAGQDGRADLFAISTELARD, from the coding sequence ATGGAACTGATTGCTGCGCTTGAAGCTGTGCTGTTTGCCGCTGGAACGGATGGCATGACCACGCGTGAGATCGCGCAGGCCTTGGATGTGCCGGAGGCGCAGGCGCGAGACCTGTGTCACCTCTTGGCGGCCCGCCTCGAGGAGCGGGGCTCAGGACTGACTTTGCTTCACACTGGGGATGCTTGGCAGCTTGTGACCCGCCCCGAGTTTGCCCCGTACTTTCGCCGCATGGCGGAGCAGCCATCGCGCACCAGTCTCTCACAGGCTGCGCTTGAAGTGCTCGCCATCATCTCGTACAAGCAGCCCATTACGCGCGCCGAGATCGAGGAGATTCGCGGCGTGCAGTCCGACCGAGCCATTGCCACCCTCATTCATCGGGGCCTCGTCCAGGAGGTGGGTCGGCAAGACGCCCCAGGCCGCCCAATTTTGTATGGCACAACGATGGAGTTTTTGCGCCAGTTCGGGCTCCGGTCTCTTGAGGAACTCCCTCCTCTTCCTGATTTCGCTGGACAAGACGGCCGCGCAGACCTGTTTGCCATCTCCACGGAGCTCGCGCGCGACTGA
- a CDS encoding nucleoside recognition domain-containing protein has translation MIDFIWLSLFLVGVGTAMVTGRMQMVSGAILKGAESGVELCIGLIGAISLWMGLMRIAEQAGAVSWLARRLRPIARRLFPSVPADHPAMGAILANMSANLLGIGNAATPLGLKAMEELQKLNPHPDRASDAMCTLLAVNTASITIIPTTVIALRMQYHSAHPSAVVLTTLVASLIGTCAAILFDRLFRALSRRRPVR, from the coding sequence GTGATCGACTTCATTTGGCTCTCTTTATTTCTTGTGGGCGTCGGAACCGCCATGGTGACGGGCCGCATGCAGATGGTGTCAGGCGCCATCCTGAAGGGCGCGGAAAGCGGCGTGGAATTGTGCATCGGCCTGATCGGCGCCATCAGTCTATGGATGGGACTCATGCGCATCGCAGAACAAGCGGGGGCCGTATCCTGGCTCGCGCGCCGGCTCAGGCCCATTGCGCGCCGCCTTTTTCCGTCGGTGCCCGCCGATCATCCCGCCATGGGCGCGATTCTGGCGAACATGAGCGCCAATTTACTTGGGATTGGAAATGCGGCCACGCCGCTTGGCCTGAAGGCGATGGAGGAGCTGCAAAAGCTCAATCCACATCCAGACCGCGCCTCGGATGCCATGTGTACGCTTCTCGCGGTGAACACGGCGAGCATCACCATCATTCCCACCACCGTCATCGCTTTGCGCATGCAGTATCATTCGGCGCATCCTTCCGCTGTGGTCCTGACCACGCTCGTGGCATCGTTGATTGGGACGTGCGCCGCTATCCTCTTTGACCGCCTCTTTCGAGCCCTGTCTCGCCGGAGGCCGGTCCGATGA
- a CDS encoding helix-turn-helix domain-containing protein, whose product MKDSFGARVRAIRQSRGWSQQELAMRAGVSTPHISSIERDKRRPSLDYAKRLADALGVPLEVLCDADTTYEPKRMRDSVYELPTPLQHFVLNEDSFPYLEAAHRMSQLSKEEALFLRQLIDVLAQKKNLLTRLRYFERRSDSDES is encoded by the coding sequence ATGAAAGATTCTTTTGGTGCTCGAGTGAGGGCCATTCGTCAAAGCCGGGGTTGGTCGCAGCAGGAGCTTGCCATGCGCGCGGGCGTATCCACGCCGCACATCTCGTCCATCGAGAGGGACAAGCGGCGGCCGTCGTTGGATTACGCGAAGCGCCTGGCAGATGCGCTCGGCGTGCCTCTCGAGGTGCTCTGCGACGCGGACACGACGTACGAGCCCAAGCGAATGCGGGATTCCGTCTATGAATTGCCGACGCCGCTGCAACACTTCGTGCTGAACGAGGACTCGTTTCCCTATTTGGAAGCCGCCCACCGCATGAGCCAGCTCTCCAAGGAAGAAGCCTTGTTCCTGCGACAGCTCATCGACGTGTTAGCTCAAAAGAAAAATCTGTTAACCCGCCTGCGCTACTTCGAACGCCGTTCGGATTCTGACGAGTCATGA
- a CDS encoding segregation and condensation protein A — MPYEVRLAQFEGPLDLLLHLIRKNEIDIYDIPIAAITEQYLQYLDELERWSLDVASEFLVMAATLLSIKSRMLLPRRATAEAEEEDPRLPLVQQLLEYERCKWAAAQLAQRAAENAQVYGREPMDLRAYRVERRIDGLDVSLWDLVNAFRKLYLRLPPSERVAEIRGKVEKVEEWMDEIAARMRRYRSAEFGWLLSGERSRGALVAAFLAILELLKDGRLACRQAEPFGPIELVWMGD; from the coding sequence GTGCCCTACGAAGTTCGGCTTGCGCAATTTGAAGGTCCGCTGGATTTGCTCTTGCATCTCATCCGCAAAAACGAGATTGACATTTATGACATTCCCATCGCCGCGATCACGGAACAATATCTCCAGTATCTCGATGAATTGGAGAGATGGTCGCTGGACGTTGCGAGTGAGTTTCTCGTCATGGCGGCGACGCTTCTGTCGATCAAGTCGCGCATGCTGCTTCCGCGCCGTGCGACAGCCGAGGCCGAGGAGGAGGATCCCCGCCTTCCGCTCGTGCAGCAGCTCTTGGAGTACGAGCGTTGCAAGTGGGCCGCCGCGCAACTCGCCCAACGCGCGGCAGAAAACGCGCAGGTGTACGGCCGTGAGCCGATGGACCTTCGCGCGTACCGCGTCGAGCGGCGCATCGACGGTCTGGACGTCAGCCTGTGGGATCTCGTCAACGCCTTTCGAAAGCTGTACCTGCGCCTGCCACCCTCGGAGCGCGTGGCGGAAATCCGGGGCAAGGTGGAAAAGGTCGAAGAATGGATGGACGAGATCGCCGCACGCATGCGGAGGTATCGCTCGGCGGAATTTGGCTGGTTGCTCAGCGGAGAGCGGTCTCGAGGGGCGCTGGTGGCGGCATTTTTGGCGATCCTCGAGCTATTAAAGGATGGACGCCTGGCGTGTCGGCAGGCTGAGCCGTTCGGGCCCATCGAGCTGGTCTGGATGGGGGATTGA
- a CDS encoding ATP-binding protein: protein MIPNSIVAKMWLTIVGMVFVIQALLSVLLQQVFNKYVVTREEASLTQLALTIESVLATGADSSVKEQVASDIAKRVEHATVVYGIPYTKSPALKAAYDALNESQRRMLDQGEPVIVAGSPGRTRRLSVYVKIPTATSTAPGMLAVSQDTSVLDEPLREIRNMVLFDTVLGVILATGFAFVISKNLSRPLVDMTRAAEEMARGHYRQRVRVVTRDEVGRLGHTFNALARQLAETIEQLSMEREGLQRILSSLQDGVVATDLDGRVVLANPPAKRHLRHLSVAERGIVDEEKLPDRLMSLWVRVREQQDAVYREDTWDGRTIAITMLPLYEADGTTLRGALCVLRDITEERRLDRLRKDFIANVSHELRTPLSMLQGYTEALLDDISDDPEMRRELTEIIHDETLRMKRLVNDLLNLAQLESGQFKLNFVLIDLTQVMRRVARKFQALAGDGEQLAFHVSISNGPVLVEGDEDRLEQVFTNLLDNAFRHTSQGTIQFELDIRHNYAYVRVADTGSGIPEEDVPYIFERFYKADKARTRTRSGTGLGLAIARQLVIEHRGEILVESRLGEGTTFTVVLPLASEVHRAEGGNVS, encoded by the coding sequence GTGATACCCAACAGCATCGTTGCCAAGATGTGGCTGACGATTGTCGGCATGGTGTTCGTCATTCAAGCGCTGCTCTCCGTCTTGCTGCAGCAAGTGTTCAACAAGTACGTCGTGACGCGGGAAGAGGCAAGCCTTACCCAATTGGCGCTCACCATCGAGTCGGTCCTCGCCACCGGTGCCGACTCGTCCGTCAAAGAGCAAGTGGCGAGCGACATCGCAAAGCGCGTGGAACACGCCACGGTCGTCTACGGCATTCCTTACACCAAGAGCCCGGCGCTGAAGGCGGCTTACGACGCTTTGAACGAGAGCCAAAGGCGGATGTTGGATCAGGGGGAGCCGGTGATTGTGGCCGGATCGCCAGGTCGCACGCGTCGGCTCAGTGTGTACGTCAAAATTCCAACCGCGACTTCGACCGCGCCGGGTATGCTGGCGGTGTCCCAAGACACCAGTGTTCTCGACGAGCCGCTGCGCGAGATTCGCAATATGGTGCTTTTTGACACGGTGCTTGGCGTCATTCTCGCAACCGGATTCGCCTTTGTGATCTCAAAAAATCTGTCCCGTCCACTTGTCGATATGACGCGCGCAGCCGAAGAAATGGCCCGCGGGCACTATCGCCAGCGCGTGCGCGTCGTGACCAGGGACGAAGTCGGGCGCCTTGGGCATACCTTCAACGCACTTGCCCGCCAACTCGCCGAAACCATTGAGCAACTCTCCATGGAGCGCGAGGGTCTGCAGCGCATTTTGTCTTCGCTGCAGGACGGCGTCGTGGCCACGGACCTCGATGGCCGTGTGGTGCTAGCGAATCCCCCGGCCAAGCGTCATCTCCGCCATCTTTCCGTGGCTGAGCGCGGCATCGTCGATGAAGAGAAGCTGCCTGACCGCCTGATGAGCCTTTGGGTCCGCGTTCGCGAGCAGCAAGACGCCGTGTATCGCGAAGACACGTGGGATGGGCGCACCATCGCCATCACGATGCTCCCTTTGTATGAGGCGGACGGAACGACATTACGCGGCGCGCTGTGTGTGTTGCGCGACATCACCGAGGAGAGGCGACTGGACCGCCTGCGCAAGGACTTTATCGCAAACGTCTCCCACGAGCTGCGCACCCCTCTCAGCATGTTGCAGGGGTACACCGAGGCGCTCTTGGACGACATCTCGGACGATCCAGAGATGCGCCGGGAACTCACGGAAATTATCCACGACGAAACGCTCCGCATGAAGCGCCTCGTGAATGATCTGTTGAACTTGGCCCAGTTGGAGAGCGGCCAGTTTAAGCTCAACTTTGTCCTGATCGATCTCACCCAAGTGATGCGGCGCGTGGCCCGCAAATTTCAGGCGCTCGCAGGCGATGGCGAGCAACTCGCGTTTCACGTCTCCATCTCCAACGGTCCCGTCTTGGTCGAAGGAGATGAAGACCGCCTGGAACAAGTATTCACCAACTTGCTCGACAACGCATTCCGCCACACGTCGCAGGGCACGATTCAATTTGAGCTCGACATCCGCCACAACTACGCGTATGTGCGCGTCGCCGACACGGGCAGCGGCATCCCAGAAGAAGACGTGCCGTACATTTTTGAGCGGTTTTATAAGGCGGACAAGGCTCGCACCCGGACGCGCTCCGGTACGGGGCTGGGATTGGCCATTGCCCGCCAATTGGTGATTGAGCATCGCGGCGAAATTCTGGTCGAGAGCCGACTCGGCGAGGGCACCACGTTTACGGTGGTGTTGCCACTCGCGTCCGAAGTCCATCGCGCAGAGGGGGGAAACGTCTCGTGA
- a CDS encoding site-2 protease family protein: MLASWANPVWILRFAIVLVSLVLHEFAHALMATLLGDSTPKRQGRLTLNPVMHLDVTGLIAMLVGPIGWARPVEVHPGAFRRPRAGMAMVAAAGPLANVVLAAISFFAEQIPSLAASDVAQQVLGLAFEVNVALALLNLLPIPPLDGWRVASAAMPVRWRLALRGMEAFGPWLLLVLFLLPPVNRAFSDLVYAVLSYCYGA; encoded by the coding sequence TTGCTCGCTTCATGGGCCAATCCCGTCTGGATTTTGCGGTTTGCCATCGTCCTGGTGAGCCTCGTCCTGCATGAATTCGCCCACGCTCTGATGGCAACGCTTCTCGGAGATTCCACGCCCAAGCGGCAAGGCAGGCTGACGCTGAATCCAGTCATGCACCTGGATGTGACGGGCCTCATCGCCATGCTCGTTGGGCCCATCGGCTGGGCGCGTCCGGTGGAAGTGCATCCCGGTGCGTTTCGCCGCCCTCGCGCAGGAATGGCGATGGTCGCCGCCGCAGGGCCGCTCGCCAACGTCGTCTTGGCCGCGATTTCTTTTTTCGCGGAGCAAATCCCTAGCCTTGCCGCATCCGACGTCGCGCAACAAGTGTTGGGCCTGGCTTTTGAGGTGAATGTTGCACTCGCGCTGTTGAATCTTCTGCCCATCCCGCCTCTCGACGGGTGGCGCGTCGCCTCGGCCGCCATGCCCGTGCGCTGGCGGCTCGCGCTTCGTGGGATGGAAGCGTTTGGCCCGTGGTTGCTTCTCGTATTGTTCCTGCTTCCGCCCGTCAATCGCGCGTTTTCCGATCTCGTCTATGCCGTCCTATCGTACTGCTACGGCGCGTGA
- a CDS encoding response regulator transcription factor has translation MAQTRILVVDDEERIRRLVRMYLERNGFEVDEAADGKEALAKALNQSYALIILDLMLPGMDGRDVCAHIRQHSNVPIMMLTAAGDEANRVHGFELGADDYVVKPFSPRELVLRVKAMLKRTGEMEYGRSSIQTLTFPGLEIQIDARRVEVNGQEVNLTPKEFDLLVYMAQRPDKVFSREELLRDVWNYQFFGDQRTVDTHIKRLREKLGQASPDVSRYIVTVWGVGYKFEVAS, from the coding sequence ATGGCGCAAACGCGAATTTTGGTGGTGGATGACGAAGAGCGCATTCGGCGATTGGTTCGCATGTACCTCGAGCGAAACGGGTTCGAGGTCGACGAGGCAGCGGACGGCAAAGAGGCCCTCGCTAAGGCTTTAAACCAAAGCTATGCGCTCATCATCCTGGATTTGATGCTACCGGGCATGGATGGGCGCGATGTTTGTGCGCACATCCGTCAGCACAGCAATGTGCCCATCATGATGCTTACGGCCGCGGGTGACGAAGCGAACCGGGTGCACGGATTCGAGCTCGGCGCTGACGACTATGTGGTCAAGCCGTTCAGTCCTCGAGAGCTGGTCCTGCGCGTGAAGGCAATGCTGAAACGCACGGGTGAAATGGAATACGGCCGAAGCTCCATTCAAACTCTTACCTTCCCTGGGTTGGAAATTCAAATCGACGCGCGCCGCGTGGAGGTCAACGGCCAAGAAGTCAACCTGACGCCCAAAGAATTTGACTTATTGGTGTACATGGCCCAACGCCCGGACAAGGTGTTTAGCAGGGAAGAACTGCTTCGGGACGTGTGGAATTATCAATTTTTCGGGGACCAGCGCACGGTAGACACGCACATCAAGCGCCTGCGCGAGAAGCTTGGCCAAGCTTCTCCTGACGTCAGTCGCTACATCGTGACCGTCTGGGGCGTGGGGTACAAGTTCGAGGTGGCCTCGTGA
- a CDS encoding pseudouridine synthase, whose translation MERLQKVLAHAGVASRRKCEELILAGRVSVDGEPVTELGAKVDPSRQRIAVDGVPIELEEPVVLVLNKPVAYLSTVSDPLGRRTVMELLPPVRERLYPVGRLDYDTSGLLLFTNDGTLTQRLLHPSVEIEKVYRVSVRGVVDRETRRALTEGVELEDGVTAPAKVEVLRQADGEDGVAVVHLAIHEGRNRQVRRMFEKLGLPVQRLKRIAFGPVTLGHLKTGEWRPLTKEEWVALYQAAGLTPPPYRRPVVRRDPDAGDTRRSQSAKRGPRRR comes from the coding sequence ATGGAACGATTGCAGAAGGTGTTGGCGCATGCGGGTGTGGCTTCGCGCCGAAAATGCGAGGAGCTGATTCTCGCCGGCCGCGTGAGCGTGGACGGAGAACCCGTCACTGAACTGGGCGCCAAGGTCGATCCGTCGCGCCAGCGCATCGCGGTAGACGGGGTGCCGATTGAGCTGGAGGAACCGGTCGTTTTGGTCTTGAACAAGCCTGTGGCGTATCTCTCGACGGTCTCTGATCCGCTCGGAAGGCGCACGGTGATGGAGCTGTTGCCTCCGGTCCGCGAGCGGCTCTATCCGGTCGGTCGACTGGACTATGATACCAGCGGATTGCTGCTCTTTACCAATGACGGCACGTTGACACAAAGGCTTCTTCACCCTTCCGTCGAGATCGAAAAGGTCTACCGCGTCTCCGTGCGCGGCGTGGTCGATCGCGAAACGCGCAGAGCCCTCACGGAAGGGGTGGAGCTTGAAGACGGTGTCACGGCGCCGGCCAAGGTCGAGGTCTTGCGTCAAGCGGACGGCGAGGATGGCGTGGCGGTGGTGCACCTCGCCATTCACGAGGGCCGAAATCGCCAAGTTCGGCGCATGTTCGAAAAACTAGGGTTGCCCGTTCAGAGGCTGAAGCGCATTGCGTTTGGTCCCGTGACGCTCGGCCATCTGAAGACAGGCGAGTGGCGCCCTCTGACAAAAGAAGAGTGGGTGGCGTTGTACCAAGCGGCCGGCCTGACGCCACCGCCCTATCGGCGCCCCGTCGTGCGGCGCGATCCCGACGCGGGCGACACGCGGCGGTCGCAGTCTGCCAAGCGAGGTCCACGGCGGCGCTGA
- the ytfJ gene encoding GerW family sporulation protein codes for MDHPIQGLMQTAMSNLREMVDVNTIIGDPVETPDGTVILPVSKVGFGFAAGGSQFEGGDAHGQNQGDLPFGGGSGGGVSITPIGFLIVHGNNVRLLSADHQNQLYDRLIDLAPAMLERLQSLFSKSKSDPPVM; via the coding sequence GTGGATCATCCCATTCAAGGCCTCATGCAGACCGCGATGTCAAACCTTCGAGAGATGGTGGACGTGAACACCATTATTGGCGATCCGGTTGAGACACCGGATGGCACGGTGATCCTGCCGGTCTCCAAGGTGGGCTTCGGCTTTGCGGCAGGTGGAAGCCAGTTTGAGGGAGGCGATGCGCACGGTCAGAACCAGGGCGACTTACCGTTTGGAGGAGGCTCCGGCGGTGGTGTCTCCATCACCCCCATTGGCTTTCTCATTGTGCATGGCAACAACGTCCGCCTGCTCTCGGCAGACCACCAGAATCAGCTGTACGACCGCTTGATCGATCTCGCCCCTGCCATGTTGGAGCGCCTGCAGAGCCTGTTCTCGAAATCAAAGTCCGATCCGCCCGTGATGTAA
- a CDS encoding stage V sporulation protein AE yields MERSDARPRRVIVVTDGDGVAARALSIAAKRTGCSLLRQSRGNPTRLSGVELVRCIQAAPSDPVILMLDDNGDPHEAAGESALRVLDAHPAVEIAAILAVASHTKGVRGTAVDFSVDRRGRRVDSAVDKDGYPTRSHVIAGDTLDALQGVDVPLIVGIGDIGKMGGCDAPGRGAPVTTSAVEWVLMELYWRAGNRHLHPVQRPPTTRTTQPHTMR; encoded by the coding sequence TTGGAGCGTTCGGATGCCCGGCCGCGGCGCGTGATCGTCGTGACAGACGGCGACGGCGTGGCGGCCCGCGCGCTTTCCATCGCTGCAAAGCGAACGGGATGTTCGCTTCTTCGCCAGAGCCGGGGCAATCCCACACGCCTGAGCGGTGTCGAACTGGTCCGCTGCATCCAGGCCGCGCCGAGCGATCCGGTGATCCTCATGCTCGACGACAACGGCGACCCGCATGAGGCGGCAGGCGAATCGGCGTTGCGCGTCCTCGACGCACACCCGGCCGTGGAGATTGCGGCCATCCTCGCCGTGGCCTCGCACACAAAGGGCGTCCGGGGCACGGCGGTCGACTTCAGCGTGGACCGCCGCGGCCGCCGCGTCGACTCGGCCGTCGATAAGGACGGCTATCCGACGAGATCGCACGTCATTGCGGGTGACACGCTGGATGCCTTGCAGGGCGTCGACGTGCCGCTGATTGTCGGGATTGGCGACATTGGCAAAATGGGGGGGTGCGATGCGCCGGGCCGCGGGGCGCCGGTGACCACGAGCGCGGTGGAGTGGGTGCTGATGGAGCTTTACTGGCGAGCGGGGAATCGTCACCTGCACCCGGTCCAACGCCCGCCCACAACGCGGACGACCCAGCCACATACGATGCGGTAG
- a CDS encoding DUF2953 domain-containing protein: MSAKEVPAPMGFGWIVIACACAALVALLILVAPIRVELEYRRSGTDEIQASVRALYGLVRLRWTGSPSEMKRRPRRRRDERSRQSEDSVDAAPRRARSLRAWRVFMQRAMHVLDRMARHVHVDELRLEARMGAGESVRTGMLVGMSYALIYTLLGWLTSRVRMHRVPTVSIAPAFQEALLTVYAKSIVRIRTGHVIAAGLRLLTAWKRRAS; encoded by the coding sequence ATGAGTGCGAAAGAGGTGCCTGCACCCATGGGCTTCGGTTGGATTGTCATTGCGTGCGCCTGCGCCGCGCTCGTTGCCTTGCTGATCCTGGTGGCTCCCATTCGGGTAGAGCTCGAGTACAGGCGCAGCGGAACCGACGAAATCCAGGCGAGCGTGCGCGCGCTGTACGGGCTTGTGCGGCTCCGATGGACCGGGTCGCCCAGTGAGATGAAGCGCCGTCCGCGCCGGCGGCGCGATGAGCGATCGCGTCAAAGCGAAGACAGCGTTGACGCTGCCCCGCGCCGCGCGCGCTCCCTGCGCGCTTGGCGTGTCTTCATGCAACGCGCCATGCACGTGCTCGACAGAATGGCTCGACATGTGCACGTCGACGAGCTTCGCCTCGAGGCACGAATGGGCGCCGGAGAATCGGTTCGGACGGGCATGCTCGTGGGCATGTCCTATGCGCTCATCTACACGTTGCTCGGTTGGCTTACGAGCCGCGTGCGAATGCACCGCGTGCCGACCGTTTCCATTGCGCCCGCCTTTCAGGAAGCTCTGTTGACCGTCTATGCAAAAAGCATAGTGCGCATCCGCACAGGGCACGTTATAGCTGCAGGACTTCGCTTGTTGACGGCTTGGAAGAGGAGGGCGTCGTAA